A single window of Leptospira neocaledonica DNA harbors:
- a CDS encoding ABC transporter ATP-binding protein — protein MASLQVSDLSKSYFGKVAISNLNFSIPKNRITGLLGPNGAGKTTVLRILTGFVQPDQGSVLLDGVSLKKDPQTIKQRLGYLPESSAIYPEMTAGEYLDFLGNARGMESSFFKKRKKEVLDICDLKSQTFSLTGILSKGTRQRLALAGALLHDPDWVVLDEPSSGLDPIQISHFREIVRNLGKDKIVLLSTHILSEVEETCDHALVLHKGNLVADLPVSEFKRSDSVLLSAKTEKETLEKIFEGKNIRILSSEKEGEYSKFRLESSSLKPEEIFEIVRKEPFPILEFKISQKSLESVFQDLVSR, from the coding sequence GTGGCCTCTCTCCAGGTATCCGATCTTTCTAAATCCTATTTCGGGAAGGTTGCGATTTCCAATTTAAATTTTTCCATTCCTAAAAATAGGATTACCGGTTTACTCGGACCGAATGGTGCAGGTAAAACAACCGTGCTTAGAATACTTACCGGATTCGTGCAACCGGATCAAGGTTCCGTTCTTTTAGACGGAGTATCTTTAAAAAAAGATCCTCAAACTATAAAACAGAGATTAGGTTATCTTCCTGAATCTTCCGCAATCTATCCGGAAATGACTGCGGGAGAATATTTGGATTTCCTTGGAAACGCAAGAGGAATGGAATCTTCCTTCTTTAAAAAAAGAAAAAAAGAAGTATTAGATATTTGTGATCTAAAATCCCAAACTTTCTCATTAACGGGAATTTTATCCAAAGGTACAAGACAAAGATTGGCTTTGGCTGGCGCACTATTACACGATCCTGATTGGGTCGTTTTAGACGAGCCTAGCTCGGGCTTAGATCCCATCCAAATTTCTCATTTTAGAGAAATAGTCCGTAATTTAGGAAAAGATAAAATAGTTTTATTATCCACTCATATACTTTCGGAAGTGGAAGAAACCTGCGATCATGCCTTGGTTCTGCATAAAGGAAATTTAGTTGCAGATCTTCCCGTTTCGGAATTCAAACGATCCGATTCGGTTCTTTTAAGCGCAAAAACGGAAAAAGAAACCTTGGAAAAAATTTTTGAAGGTAAGAATATTCGAATTCTTTCTTCGGAAAAAGAAGGAGAATATTCGAAGTTCAGATTGGAATCTTCTTCTTTGAAACCTGAAGAAATTTTTGAGATCGTCCGAAAGGAGCCTTTTCCGATCTTAGAATTTAAAATTTCCCAAAAATCATTGGAATCCGTTTTTCAGGACCTGGTTTCCCGTTAA
- the map gene encoding type I methionyl aminopeptidase: MIYIKNKTEIEKMRAAGKLAAALLNYISGFIQPGISTLAINDLCEEFTKKNGGKSAPLGYKGFPKSVCTSINEVVCHGIPKAIDVLKEGDIVNVDVTPIVDGYHGDSSRTFIVGGKTSPEVERLVKDAERAMWVGIEQVKPGNRVSDIANAIDDYLTPKGYGIVRDLMGHGIGKGFHEEPQIPHYRSGRKLAKLEPGMTFTIEPMVNLGTWEVLFSKKDGWTVTTRDGKWSAQFEHTILVTEKGYEILTQA; the protein is encoded by the coding sequence TTGATCTACATCAAGAACAAGACTGAAATCGAGAAAATGAGGGCGGCGGGCAAATTAGCCGCCGCGCTTCTGAACTATATATCCGGGTTTATTCAGCCCGGTATTAGTACTCTTGCAATCAATGATCTCTGCGAAGAGTTCACTAAAAAAAATGGGGGCAAGTCAGCGCCTCTTGGTTACAAGGGTTTTCCGAAATCCGTTTGTACTTCTATCAACGAAGTCGTTTGCCACGGGATTCCCAAGGCGATTGATGTTCTGAAAGAAGGAGATATCGTCAACGTAGACGTGACTCCTATCGTAGATGGATATCATGGGGATAGTTCTCGTACTTTTATCGTAGGCGGTAAAACTTCTCCCGAAGTGGAACGTTTAGTTAAAGATGCGGAACGTGCCATGTGGGTGGGGATAGAACAGGTAAAACCAGGAAATCGTGTAAGCGATATTGCAAATGCAATCGATGACTACCTGACTCCGAAAGGTTACGGAATCGTTAGAGATCTAATGGGTCACGGAATAGGAAAGGGTTTTCATGAAGAACCTCAAATTCCTCATTACCGCTCCGGCCGTAAACTAGCCAAACTAGAGCCCGGAATGACATTCACTATAGAACCGATGGTGAATTTAGGAACCTGGGAAGTGCTATTTTCTAAAAAGGATGGATGGACTGTGACCACAAGGGACGGAAAATGGTCCGCTCAGTTCGAACATACCATTCTAGTCACTGAAAAAGGCTATGAAATTTTAACCCAAGCATAG
- a CDS encoding DUF350 domain-containing protein has protein sequence MDFVWKYISLLGKDFAFFVLGFLVFYIGKKLKDWTEPRKLDEELVKSDNSALALSLSGYYIGVIILFITIVSHPGEKGELLGDLFQVSSFSILGVILLLLSQKINDGLILGGIDAIEEIYEKRNLAVASVLFGGTIASSFFIAAALNGDIGEKVFPQGLGIAVSPLVEKTIIGSIISVIFFSVGQIGMILFSVYYKLWIPYKLRIELEEKQNLAAGTAFAGALLAIGILLTRALFREFESLFQTGILLLLDLGLAFLIIPILHFFADWVVLPGSTLKEEIERDQNFGAGLLEAVVLVSFSAIIFFAV, from the coding sequence ATGGATTTCGTTTGGAAATATATTTCTTTACTAGGTAAGGATTTTGCCTTTTTCGTTTTAGGCTTTCTAGTCTTTTACATCGGCAAAAAACTTAAGGACTGGACGGAACCTCGCAAGTTAGACGAGGAATTAGTAAAATCCGACAATAGTGCGCTCGCCCTAAGCTTATCCGGCTATTATATCGGGGTCATTATATTATTTATCACTATAGTTTCCCATCCTGGAGAAAAGGGAGAGTTACTCGGAGATCTTTTCCAAGTGTCTTCCTTTTCGATTTTAGGAGTGATACTTCTTCTTCTATCCCAAAAGATCAACGATGGATTGATCCTAGGCGGGATTGATGCAATCGAAGAAATATATGAAAAAAGAAATCTAGCGGTAGCTTCCGTATTATTCGGAGGAACAATCGCAAGTTCCTTTTTTATCGCTGCCGCATTGAATGGAGATATAGGGGAAAAAGTATTTCCTCAAGGTTTGGGAATAGCAGTTTCTCCACTTGTGGAAAAAACGATCATTGGATCCATTATTTCCGTGATATTCTTTTCTGTAGGACAGATCGGAATGATTTTATTTTCAGTATATTATAAACTTTGGATCCCTTACAAACTCCGAATCGAATTGGAAGAAAAACAGAATCTTGCTGCTGGAACCGCATTTGCAGGTGCATTGCTTGCGATCGGGATCTTACTCACAAGAGCATTATTTAGAGAATTTGAATCCTTATTCCAAACAGGAATCTTATTACTTCTAGATCTGGGGCTTGCATTCTTGATCATTCCTATTTTACATTTTTTTGCAGATTGGGTTGTTCTTCCCGGTTCCACATTGAAAGAAGAAATAGAAAGGGATCAAAATTTCGGAGCGGGGCTTTTGGAAGCGGTTGTGCTTGTGTCCTTCTCTGCTATTATATTTTTTGCGGTTTGA
- a CDS encoding LIC_11502 family protein translates to MQEGEETSLYSISGGIPLQELLSAAKEAGLDLPKERTRPLGRILLAGLLGALRGFAERGLSPFLPTHKYIFAEIVSDLTEAYSILSQESDEKMILQAACDFGIKKVYHLEWKLYSSNDLF, encoded by the coding sequence ATGCAGGAAGGAGAAGAAACATCCTTATATTCTATATCGGGAGGAATTCCTCTCCAGGAACTTTTAAGTGCGGCAAAAGAAGCCGGCTTGGATCTTCCTAAAGAAAGAACAAGACCCTTGGGTAGAATCTTACTCGCAGGACTTTTGGGAGCACTCCGAGGATTTGCAGAAAGAGGACTTTCTCCCTTCTTACCAACTCATAAATACATCTTTGCCGAGATCGTTTCGGATCTGACGGAAGCCTATTCTATCCTATCCCAAGAGTCGGATGAAAAAATGATTTTACAAGCAGCTTGTGACTTTGGGATCAAAAAAGTTTATCATCTGGAATGGAAATTATACTCTTCCAACGACTTATTCTAA
- a CDS encoding SpiroCoCo family coiled-coil protein, with protein sequence MKEIEVSVKELKGSLEEEVGALHASHSDRFRSEWDSIRENVKIFDVQVSTRMKEMDSYVKDIREALEGTAGDILAETESKVSEIGLSIEDEFRKMDRRFEHFSRSWEEEVQSQKNHTMDAIRGLEERLGQIHFKGAEYLQEFSKSYAEQKDKIEEFVSKYKTNFQKEGEEVREELVSRFKDLKAEAFTSAENVKVEYSAAGERFENLLRKNEKLLEMQAEKIRTSTESQLEKAGEQARVVLDRLKESGQDFFERQEEKIDRLNDTIDSKINRQLSALLDKGQVQLSQLEERIAKHLADVKLHLEDALDSGIKESESQMKEFQNQVKYLLKETEESSEEFLKTGREEFQKAQKEYRVLQIDLRKDLEEIQDAKRSLFSELEEEAEKLRSSVDEISERILDAEKRSALFLDVKEIIERSEEFVSEMKEALEDANHTEKTYEDLDQNLVRIKKVQEDLETRISQAEERSSEILSIEEKAEVLKEEFERIMEESSQWNDTHRKLVEAGERAFEMESRFLDLEDRLGRVISVREEIKSLDQDSQGHKENSFKLAQKIREMEKEISVIEAREREVAETLRKTDDRLETLAGRKEEILSVEAKFDKIEDLMSELGERHKQISTLQQRLDDMKEGALSVKDDLEGLLSEAEDTFEKLSTFMDVVQTNMSKTGVGKSGKTQGQDPLVARKKATVLNLFHNFHWQPETIAEKLGLETSLVQTIIQNETVKKG encoded by the coding sequence ATGAAAGAGATAGAAGTTTCTGTAAAAGAACTAAAAGGTTCTTTAGAAGAAGAAGTAGGCGCATTACATGCTTCTCATTCGGATCGTTTCCGTTCTGAATGGGATTCTATCCGAGAGAATGTAAAAATTTTCGACGTCCAGGTTTCTACCCGGATGAAAGAAATGGATTCTTATGTAAAAGATATCCGAGAAGCCTTAGAAGGAACAGCCGGAGATATTTTAGCGGAAACCGAATCCAAGGTGAGTGAGATAGGACTGTCTATCGAGGACGAGTTCCGCAAAATGGACAGAAGATTCGAACACTTCTCTCGTTCTTGGGAAGAAGAAGTCCAATCCCAGAAAAATCATACCATGGATGCGATCCGTGGATTGGAAGAAAGACTGGGACAGATTCATTTTAAAGGCGCTGAATATTTACAAGAATTCTCTAAATCTTATGCGGAACAAAAAGATAAGATCGAAGAATTCGTATCCAAATATAAGACAAACTTCCAGAAAGAGGGAGAAGAGGTCAGAGAAGAACTCGTTTCTCGTTTTAAAGATCTGAAAGCAGAAGCATTTACAAGCGCTGAAAACGTAAAAGTTGAATATTCTGCGGCCGGAGAAAGATTCGAAAATCTTCTGCGCAAGAACGAAAAACTTTTAGAAATGCAGGCGGAAAAGATCCGTACTTCTACCGAATCTCAATTGGAAAAAGCGGGAGAACAGGCAAGAGTCGTTCTGGACAGACTGAAAGAATCGGGACAAGATTTCTTCGAAAGACAGGAAGAAAAAATAGATCGTCTAAACGATACAATCGATTCCAAGATCAACAGACAATTATCCGCACTCTTAGATAAGGGTCAGGTCCAGCTCAGCCAATTGGAAGAAAGGATCGCGAAACATTTAGCGGACGTAAAACTACATCTGGAAGATGCTTTAGATTCAGGGATCAAAGAAAGCGAAAGCCAGATGAAGGAATTTCAAAATCAGGTAAAATACCTGCTGAAAGAAACCGAAGAATCTTCGGAAGAATTCCTAAAAACCGGAAGAGAAGAATTCCAGAAGGCACAAAAAGAATATCGTGTGCTACAAATTGATCTTCGCAAAGATTTAGAAGAGATCCAAGATGCAAAACGGTCCCTATTCTCCGAATTGGAAGAAGAAGCGGAAAAATTACGTTCTTCCGTAGACGAGATTTCGGAAAGGATCCTGGACGCAGAAAAACGTTCTGCACTCTTCTTGGATGTAAAAGAAATTATAGAACGTTCCGAAGAATTCGTCTCAGAGATGAAAGAAGCTCTGGAAGACGCAAACCATACAGAAAAAACGTATGAGGATCTGGACCAAAACTTAGTTCGGATCAAAAAAGTACAAGAAGATCTAGAAACCCGTATTTCTCAGGCAGAAGAGAGAAGTTCGGAGATTCTTTCCATAGAAGAAAAAGCAGAAGTTTTAAAAGAAGAATTCGAAAGAATTATGGAAGAATCTTCTCAGTGGAACGATACTCATCGCAAGTTGGTCGAAGCAGGAGAAAGGGCATTCGAAATGGAATCCCGCTTCTTGGATTTGGAAGATCGTTTGGGTAGAGTCATATCGGTTAGAGAAGAAATCAAATCATTAGACCAAGATAGCCAAGGTCATAAAGAAAACTCCTTCAAGTTAGCTCAAAAGATACGTGAGATGGAAAAAGAGATCTCCGTAATAGAAGCTAGAGAAAGAGAAGTCGCAGAAACTCTCAGGAAAACCGACGACAGACTAGAGACTCTCGCCGGTAGAAAAGAAGAAATACTTTCAGTAGAAGCTAAGTTCGATAAGATAGAAGACCTAATGTCTGAGTTAGGAGAGCGTCATAAACAGATCAGTACTCTCCAGCAAAGATTAGATGATATGAAAGAAGGTGCTCTATCCGTTAAGGACGACCTAGAAGGATTACTTTCCGAAGCGGAAGATACCTTTGAAAAACTTTCTACATTCATGGATGTAGTCCAAACCAATATGTCTAAGACCGGAGTGGGAAAATCCGGTAAGACCCAAGGCCAAGATCCCCTAGTAGCTAGAAAGAAAGCAACAGTGTTGAATTTATTTCATAATTTTCATTGGCAACCAGAGACGATCGCTGAGAAATTAGGGCTCGAAACTTCTTTGGTCCAGACTATCATTCAAAACGAGACGGTGAAAAAGGGATGA
- a CDS encoding ABC transporter permease subunit, translating into MKLLTLPPGLVAVFKKEWASYFNTPIGYVFSILYLFLSSFLFFYGLGEGSFWDRKVAGMEEYFVWTPLLFVVFVPAITMRLWSEEKRSGSLEILFTLPISKWEIVGAKFLAAWVFLGFTVCLSASIPFFIWAFGDLDLGIVFAGYLGCILLGGAYISLGIFLSSFGRDQISSYILTVLVCLFFFLLGTQPVLKFFGSSPSGFAYLFALSSHFESFRLGILDLSDTLYFFSFISGNLAGNVFFLRRNYP; encoded by the coding sequence ATGAAACTTCTCACCTTACCTCCCGGACTTGTCGCTGTTTTTAAAAAAGAATGGGCCAGTTATTTTAATACTCCGATTGGTTACGTTTTCTCAATCCTTTACTTATTCTTATCTTCCTTCTTATTCTTCTACGGATTGGGAGAAGGTTCTTTCTGGGATAGAAAGGTAGCCGGGATGGAAGAATACTTCGTATGGACCCCACTTCTATTCGTTGTATTTGTTCCTGCGATCACAATGAGGCTTTGGTCCGAAGAAAAAAGATCCGGAAGTTTAGAGATCTTATTCACTTTGCCAATCTCTAAATGGGAAATTGTCGGTGCGAAATTTTTAGCTGCTTGGGTATTTTTAGGATTCACTGTTTGTTTAAGTGCCTCCATCCCGTTTTTTATCTGGGCATTCGGAGATCTGGATCTAGGGATCGTATTTGCAGGATACTTAGGTTGTATATTGCTTGGCGGAGCTTATATCAGTCTCGGGATCTTTCTTTCTTCTTTTGGCAGAGATCAGATCAGTTCTTATATTCTAACAGTCCTTGTTTGCCTTTTCTTTTTTCTATTAGGGACTCAACCCGTTCTGAAATTTTTCGGGAGCAGCCCTTCTGGATTCGCGTATTTATTCGCTCTATCTTCCCATTTTGAATCCTTTCGTTTAGGAATTTTAGATCTTTCGGATACACTTTACTTTTTTAGTTTTATCTCAGGAAATCTTGCAGGAAACGTTTTTTTTCTCAGGAGAAATTATCCATGA
- a CDS encoding STAS domain-containing protein, which translates to MAKLTIQNKHGIVRFENQLLDGYEKVFDEISEQASRAHIQNLTLDMTPTKKITSSGVAKLLTLRNLLDHFGVKLEVVNLQPTLMDVLRKFKVDTMLRIKA; encoded by the coding sequence ATGGCCAAATTAACGATACAAAATAAACACGGAATCGTTCGTTTCGAAAATCAACTTCTGGACGGATACGAAAAAGTTTTCGATGAAATTTCGGAACAGGCTTCTAGGGCTCATATTCAAAATCTGACCCTGGACATGACCCCAACCAAAAAAATCACTTCTAGCGGCGTTGCTAAATTACTCACTCTTAGAAACCTTTTGGATCATTTCGGAGTAAAACTAGAGGTGGTAAATCTTCAACCCACTCTAATGGATGTTCTTCGCAAGTTCAAAGTGGATACTATGCTTCGTATCAAAGCGTAA
- a CDS encoding class I SAM-dependent DNA methyltransferase, protein MDRNTREQGNKSRIISPIPKKRPYTAFAGIYDGVMKRAPYSDWAKMILESYQIGTQKIHPKLALDLGCGTCKIWKFLPSSTELWGIDNSPEMLQIADSQQIKGVRKLGDLLSFPPLGKSFDLVFSVHDTLNYFQREEELSQVFLQVSGVLEKKGVFFFDVSTAENFRKNFQNKVLKETHGKTKLLWKNEFDPKTSVLKTSLEFSGPGISELEEHYHRAYPLETWSKLLQNSGLEILGIGSDYEAWEIFPKANYWNFMCRKM, encoded by the coding sequence ATGGATAGGAATACTCGCGAGCAGGGGAATAAATCAAGAATTATTTCTCCAATCCCCAAAAAAAGGCCTTATACTGCGTTTGCAGGCATTTATGACGGGGTCATGAAACGGGCCCCTTATTCCGACTGGGCCAAGATGATTTTGGAATCTTACCAAATCGGAACCCAAAAAATCCATCCAAAACTTGCCTTGGATTTGGGCTGCGGCACCTGTAAAATTTGGAAATTTCTACCTTCTTCTACGGAGCTTTGGGGAATCGATAATTCTCCTGAAATGCTTCAAATCGCCGATTCTCAGCAGATTAAAGGGGTTCGAAAATTAGGGGACCTTCTATCCTTCCCCCCACTTGGTAAATCATTTGATCTGGTTTTTTCGGTTCATGACACACTAAATTATTTCCAAAGAGAAGAAGAACTCTCTCAGGTGTTTTTACAGGTTTCAGGTGTTTTGGAGAAGAAAGGAGTCTTCTTTTTCGATGTAAGCACTGCCGAAAATTTTCGAAAAAATTTTCAGAACAAGGTCCTAAAAGAGACCCACGGGAAGACAAAACTCCTCTGGAAGAATGAATTTGATCCAAAAACTTCCGTGCTCAAGACCAGTTTGGAATTTTCAGGACCCGGAATTTCAGAGTTAGAGGAGCACTATCACAGAGCTTACCCTCTCGAAACTTGGTCGAAGCTACTACAAAATTCGGGCTTGGAAATCCTAGGAATTGGGTCGGATTATGAGGCCTGGGAAATTTTTCCCAAGGCAAATTATTGGAATTTTATGTGCCGAAAAATGTAG